The Telopea speciosissima isolate NSW1024214 ecotype Mountain lineage unplaced genomic scaffold, Tspe_v1 Tspe_v1.0131, whole genome shotgun sequence genome segment ATATGTAATGTAAAGAATCTAATACCATTGCAAAATTTTTTATGTTCTCACATATTCACCATCTTTTAAAGCCGACACTTGCTCACTCACACAAGTTTTTTCGATGTGGGACTAGTAAATCTAGATCATAAAGTTGGGTCATTCGTCGTCCTAATTaatcagagtttttttttttttttgataggtaccTATTCTATGAGGGAGAGACGCAAGATGAGAATcaagaggcttgaacccaagacctcctagAAGGGTAGGCTCTTACGCTCCACTTCTACCTACTGCACTAGATAGTTGTTCGTGACAAACGGACCACAGTCGATCAGATTTTGGGAGAGGAGAGCAACTCTTCCAATCATTCCCGATCCTTGTTGCCTACTATGATGCACCCTCTGATTTTTAATGTTAATTTACTTACATCCAATGACAAATGGTGGTGCATTTTTCATAAGAATGGCATCTTTAACACTCGTACTGCTGCTAAATTTCTGCTGGGTTCCCCAGGTGCCCAAAATATTATTTATACCtcttggtggaattttttttggaaactcaaaattcatccaaaatttaagatATTCTTCTGGCGTGTGATACATGCAGGGCTTCCAATCAAGGCTTCTCTTTCCAAATGGACGCCGATCGACCCCACTTGTGCGTTCTGTGGAAATTGCATCGAATCCTATTGGCATCTCTTCCTATTTTGCCACTGGGTCAAGCACATCTGGGTGGCTGGCCCTCTGGGTTTACGCACTGAATTTCTAGTTTATGACTCCATAAGTGATTTTTGTGTTTGGTTCTTTTCCTCCAAAAAACTAGacaaagtttatttttcttgactttttgcggtgtttattattttttttttttatgtttggtaaAATGCGGTGTTTATTATTACATGCTACTATGTTTGGAATGCCCGGAATAAAGTATTGTTCAATTCAGAAAAACCAAATGCTGAGGAGGTGTTATGCCATGTTTCACGCTGGCTGTCAGAACTGAATTTACAACCCTTCCCTTCCTTACCCAATTCTGAATCTAAGGAGCCTTCTTATTCTTATACATTAAGCTTTTGAGTTGGATATTTCAACATGTGGAACAATTCTGACCATCAAAGTAAAGGCAATGCAGCTTTATGAAGAAACCCATTGTGAATGTGGTGTTGGGACTTAAGAATAACCCCATATTGAAAAATTTTGGGACCTTGGATGCCATCATATACCAGTTGGCCCTCTCCACCTAATAGATTAAGCTTTTGAGCTGGATATTTCAACATGTGGAACAATTCTGACCATCAGAATAAAGGCAATGCAGCTTTATGAAGAAACACATTGTGAACGTGgtgttgggacttgggaatAACCCCATATTGAAAAAATTTGGGCCCTTAGATGCCATCATATACCAGTTGGCCCTTTCCACCTAATAGATTAAGCTTTTGAGTTGGATATTTCAACATGTGGAACAATTCTGAGAGTAAAGGTAATGCAGCTTTATTACGAGTTCTCCAACCACTTTCTATCAAGGTAGAGAACTGTTGATAGTTAAGAGACACAAATAGATAAATTCTTCAGGCATATATCAAGTTTAAGTACGTGGATTAAACTTTACCCAGAAAGAAGTCAGTTCACTTATTCAGATAAATCACATCTCATCTATTGCTAGGAATTGAAAGTAGTTGGAGTTTCAGAAATAGCAATTAAGAGACAATGAAATTGAACTTGAAGCACAAATCTGGTCTCAACTTGCCTGTTTTAAGACAAATAATCGGCGATCAGCTACAGTTGCTGGAATTATATCACTATACACACGTTTTGCCTCCTCAGCATAGAATTCAATGAAGCAAGAAGCCCCATATGTAACCTGCAAAGTGAGTACACaggattatatatatatgctaaAGATGATGAAAAGACGGATCGAAAACAACTTGCAGGGTAACCAGTCAGAACAAAGTGAATGGGATACCTCTTCCACGGCTTCTTTGAAAGGTTTTCCTTGCTCTAACGTTATAAGTTGCCCTAGCTCTTCTTTATGGGTAATGAGCAACTCAGACCTTCCGCTGAATTTGGAAAAAATAATGAAACCCAGAAAAATCATTAGTGAACTGCTTTAGAGCCTCTAATGCAGCAGATGTTCTATATTCCCCTGGGTTCCACCCTCTTCTTGTCAGAGGCACTAAGGaaccgcatacgataaaaattccacagaaactctctctctctctctctctctttctctcttttaggCACGTATGATGCCAATTGTAGATTTATttatctttctctcctcctatGATACATGAAACTGTTTCTTAAAGACCTACAGTGTCTTGAAAATTCAGATTTTAAGAAGAGAGTCAGGGACCCTGATCTTCTGTGGCACGCTGCCCATAGCGGTGAGAGCGGCGCAGAGTGTGTCTCgtgtgcaatgaccaccttacccccgctcgggcaaggtgctaggcagggggtaaggcgatcattgtgcGCACGACACACTCTGCGCCGCTCTCACCGCTATGGGCAGACGCGCCGTAGAGTTGACATGTGATATTGTGATGAGAAGGATAAGAATATATAGTTATGGATGACTGACAAAGCAAGGAGCGCCGGTGTCAACTGCCGGCGTGCATCATGTTTAATTAGAACAGCAAAAATTGCACTAATTCAtcagaactctctctctctctctctctctctctctctcattctcataTAATGTGAACAAAGGAATGACAAATTGTCAAAGAAAGCATGCAACACGTACTTGCGAAAGATATGGAGGAATAAACTCTAAAGCCGTCTGAAGATTCGTTTGACTTCTGTATATTTAACAGGATTCGGAAAAGTCCTACTCAAGCTCTTGTCTGTTCTGCTCTGCTCTGCTCTGCTATGGCTTCTCAACTTGTCCTCCTCTTATTCGGCCTTTGcttatctcttcttcctctcacttctctctctcaatcagAACCACAGTGCAAAGCATGGCTGGTCCAATCTATCCCCACCAACATGACCGATCTCCCCCGTGTACCTGGCGTTCTCTCCTCTGGTAATTctcactctttctctctttctctctctctcttgatgagCTTTACTAGTAAACACCAAATCTAACATATCTAACATACATTATAGCGGATGTATTCCGGTGGTTGGCCGGGAACTCAACTCGAGATCTGGACATACTCGCCCAGTATTGGGAGCTCATAGCGCTTCCCAACGATACTCAATCAGGAGACTATGGATACACAGCCACCCAGATGGAGAGCTTCGGAGCTAATGAGGGTCTTCAAGTTTATCAGTCTCTTCAAAACGCTGCTGATCGCAATGTCAATATCAGGTAACAAGGAAAACACATATCCCTTTATTTAAACTCTCTAACCCCAAACaatttggggttgggggggaagggtggatctttatcacctccagtttgctgaccggcccagtccccagttcctctaacaaagggggctgaaatgaccctctacccatgcccaaacaccctgcccgggtggggtccaccatcccctattagaggaactgggaacTGGGCCGGCCAGCAAAccggaggtgataattttccgggAAGGGTAGGGGCACAGTGTCCAGATGGTCCTTTAAATTATTCTCTTTTGCCTATTTTTTTTCTAGGAAAAAAGCCTGGTACACGGCTCCGAGTGTCcagcatgtgtcatcctctctccttttcttttgaaaaagacCCTCTTGCCCTCATGTATTGCATGATCCATGCAACCAggcagcatttttttttttccttttcactaTTATGAAATAccactaaggctgtgtttggtatgcattcttggaatagattttatGTCTAGAACACACGTGATAAAATAGAGAAGGATCGGCTTTCAGAATGCGttctagacccaaaatctattctaAAAATGCATATCAAATACAACATAACATAACTTTGTTCGAGGTTGTTCTTATCTATAATATAGACCTGTGTGTGTCTGCCAAATGGCTGGTGGTgataactttattttttttgtcaccTGTACTTTATGACATAGAGCAAGGCTAGGCCATATGTGAAGTCCAAGCCTGGCCTATTATGTCTCTTGTCAGATGCAGAGCTGAAGGCAGGACTCAAGCACAGGAAaggccgggttgggctgggttagAAATTGCCACCCCTGCTTGAAAGATAAAACAGGGGTTTGCTACCTCCACCTACAGCAGTTTTCAGCTCTTACAAAACTTATAGAAGTTTTATGGTAGTTCATGATTGAAAACTTGGTTGCTTTAGTCTGCTTTGATATAGATTTTTTGGtctttgtttccaagttttagTTTCTGATTTTATGCCATTTGCTTGAATGAAGTGAGTTGAAGAGGTTAAGGATTGAGAGAGTATTGGGGCTAGCTAGTACCATAGTCATAATTAAGTTTAGTTACTTGCAACAATGTTAGAGAACTTACTTATGGGTCTTCAAACCTGTGAAAGACCTAGTTTTGGTTGAGAACCAGAAAGGCATGTACCTCAAGCATCCTTCAACGGGTTGAATTGGTTTCTACAACAAATTTTGTACAGAGTATTATCATTCCAGTTAAGATTATGGAACTCATGATTCTGTGTCTTTGTTGTGGGATCAAATGTGTTTCAGGATTTTACAGTACTCTGGGTTTTACCCTGATTATGACAATGAATCAGCAAGCCTTGCTTCAGGGAGACCGAATGTTCAGAACGTTACCTTACCACTAAGTAACTGGTACGGTTCCGGCATTGTCCATGCAAAAGTCTGGATATCAGATAATAAAGACATCTATATTGGATCTGCCAACAATGACTGGAAATCTCTAACTCAGGTAATTTATGTAACTTTTTTCCCCTGGGTACTAGGTGTTATCTGTACATAGAAAGCATATTTTGTCAACTAATGATCTATATGGTCTGTTTAGTTGAATGTGAATCATACTTCAAGAATAAATGTTCTCTTCACTAGTTCATGGGTGCTCTAAGGCAACCATTTTAATGGACTGTCTCTAAATAATGTTATTATTTTGGACTGTGAAGTACAGATGATATATGGTTTAAAAGGTTTAATACACTCCAATACTATTTTCAATAACCAATTTGGATGCCTGATTCCACTATACCAGAGTTAATATTTGTAATACTTGTAGGTCAAAGAACTTGGAATTTATCTTATTGATTGTCCAAGTGTAGCAACAAAGGTGGAGTTATACTTCAGCAACCTGTGGAAGCTTGCATTCCTTAATTCTTCAGTTTATACAAAAACAGTGTGGGATCAGCAGTGGCAGATTGAGAGACTAGTTCCTTGCTGGTCACATTTTATCCCCTTCCAAGAGAGGTGCAGGTATGTTATAGGAAGTTGACTGTGATCATattgattttcctttcttttttttcaaataaaataaactgaTTAAGTTTCTGCTCCACTGTTAAAGCATTGGATACAACTTTTACTAATATATAAATCTTATTTTCTGTGTGATCTGCCTGGGTTCATCTCCTATTAAGAAATTTCTTAACTGTTTCTTAGTTAAGAATACTTCAGAAGGATGGGAGATGAACATACACAGATCACAAAGAATATCAGCAAAGCAAG includes the following:
- the LOC122647738 gene encoding phospholipase D Z-like; this translates as MASQLVLLLFGLCLSLLPLTSLSQSEPQCKAWLVQSIPTNMTDLPRVPGVLSSADVFRWLAGNSTRDLDILAQYWELIALPNDTQSGDYGYTATQMESFGANEGLQVYQSLQNAADRNVNIRILQYSGFYPDYDNESASLASGRPNVQNVTLPLSNWYGSGIVHAKVWISDNKDIYIGSANNDWKSLTQVKELGIYLIDCPSVATKVELYFSNLWKLAFLNSSVYTKTVWDQQWQIERLVPCWSHFIPFQERCRSPLPYYVETPHVAGYPPLSDPYMFQVAITTPGYTNTTSRNDTCYLSFSPPEMLFGMYQADEQGWVDTIKSVGVGATVRINTMDWLGQSQYLNPTIFWSSLSSAISEVVFSKHATVKLIAAYWAYYLNGTDEYLKSLLYSNVLCSSSKYNNCAGKVEIKYYMVPGYNMTGPALKNGKSTGNIYPDFTRVNHAKYVVTDVRAHIGTSNLIWDYFYTTAGVTFGTYNPAIVSQLQQVFDADWNSPYATPVQPL